GCTGAAGATGGACGTTGACCTGGCAAAGCTGGAGGGTGTGGGCTCGGAACTGGACAAGCTGAAGGTCAAGCATGAGGCCATCAACAGGCAGTTAGATATACAGCGGCAGAAGGAAGAGATCCTGGCTGCAGTTCTGAAAGATGCGCAAAAGACCAACGGCAATGACAGCGAGGTGGCTCAGCGTGCTCAGACCAATCTGCTGAGACAGCAAAAAATAGTTGCTCAGACCGAGGCAGAAGTCCGCAAACTCAATGCGGAGATGAATAAGCTGGGGGGCACCATCACGCAGACCTCTGGCAAGGCAGGAACTTTTGGCTCGGCTATGACGGCGGGGCTTGCCAGAGCACAGGGTGGTATTACCAGCCTGTCCAACGGTTTCACAATGTTGTCCAGCAAGGCGGCTGCGGTGCTGGCTATATTTTCAACGGGTGCAGGTTTGTTCAGCCTTACCAAAGGTGCCATGGAGTCAGGCGAGAATCTATACCGACTGACCAAAAGGCTCCATACCACGGCTGCTGAGGCGGGCAAGCTGAACCGTACCTTCCAACTGGCAGGGATGGATGTGTCAGCTATCATCCCTCTTATTGCCAGACTGGACAAGCAGGTGGAACTTGCTGGGGTAACTGGGAATGCCACCACCCAGGCCATGGAACGGTTTGGGATGTCCATCCTCGACCAGTCCGGGAATCTGCTACCGCTGAATGAGCAGTTGGAGCAGTTGGCAAAGGGCTACAAAAATGCCATGGAGGCAGGGCAGGAAGAAGCCTTTACCGCTGAAGTCCTTGGTGCCAGAGGTGCGGCGCTGATTCCGCTTCTGGAGCAGTATGACGAGCTGATGGAAGTGGCGGGGAAAGTAAAAACCACAGGATTATTGAACCCTGAGGAGAGCCACAAGACCTGGCTCCAGTGGAAGGCCATGGAAATGGAGGTCGGTCAGCTTAAATCTGCCATCGGGACGGCGTTGCTTCCCCTGTCTACGGAACTTCTGCCAGAGGTCACTGAGGGCTTCAAAGGGCTGGTAGAGGAAATCCAGTCCAACAAGGACACCATCAAGGACGCAATCTCCGGCTGGGCCTGGGCATTGAAGACCGTGGCAGAAGCCTTGGTGTTCGTTGGTGAGCAGTTTCATAAGGTTTCTGAGCATATCAAGGCCAATAAGTGGCTGATAGAGAATCACACCGCAGCCGCGCCATTAGCTGGTGTACCTTTCATCGGCGGTGCCATCCTCGACCAAATCTATGGCGATGAGTACAAGGCATACTTGGAAGAGCAGAAGGCTTTGCAGGAAAAAGCCCAGGCTGAGAAACAGGCGGCTGTAGAGGCAGAGAAAAACAAGGATGCCCAGGACAAGAACACCAAGGCCAGCCTTTCCCGCGCCGCTGCAGAGAAGAAAGCTGCCAAGGCTACGGAAGAAGCCACCAAGGCAAATGCCCAGCTGACGGAATCTCTGTATGAACTTACTCATAACGAACTGGAAAACTCCCTGCATTCCGTCAATCGTGAGATTAAGGAATTGCAGGAGAAGGGTGTCGATGCCAAGCTGCTGGATGAGTACAAGCTGGCAAAGCAGGCCAAAGTCTATGAGGACTTCCAGCGGAATGTGGTGGACAGCACCCAGGCGGTCTATCGTACCGATTTACAGAATCAGCTGGCTAATATCGACCGAGAAGCGGCAGCTTATCGGCAGAAGGGGCTGGACGAGGTCAGTGCAGTCCAGTGGGCAGAGGCCAGCAAGGCCAAGGTTAGGGAGCAGTGGGAAAATGAAATTTCTTCAAAAATCAACTCCGTATGGAAGACGGAGCTACAAAACCGCCTTGACGATATCGAGCGAGAGAAACAGGCTTGGATACAAAAAGGGCTGGATGAAGTCAAGGCGACGCAATGGGCTGAAAAAGAAAAGCTTGATGCCAAAAGGAATGCGGCACTACAGGTACTGCAGGCGCAGAAAGAGGAATTTAAGGCGTATCTGGAGGGCGGTCAGCAAGGTTTAGCCGAGTATTACAAACGAGCACACGGCTTCACTATGGAAGATTTGCAGATGACACCGCAGCAGTTGGAGGGATTTCAACGTGCGCGGAAGGATATGCTGGAAAACCTGCTGCCAAACTTTCGTGATCCGGTTGCTATAGCTGCCGAGCAGGAGCAGATGCGCCAGAGTTTTCATATGAGCATGGGAGGTCGAGATTATTCATACGATGAGGTTATGGGCAATATGCAGACAGAAATGCAGGGCATGCGGGAGCAGATGGACAAGCTCGGTTCATCGGCTGCCATTCAGAATGAAGCCAATCTGGCTCCCCAGCAGAATGTCACGAATTCGCCGCATTTGGAAATTCAGGTGAATATCGATACTGCTGTCACTCAGGACAGCGAGAGCATGAGCCGGCTTGCTGACCAGGTAGCAGATAAGATAACGCCTGTGGTGGAGCAGGCATTGGGGAGTGGTGAACTTGCATATTGAGGTTGACGGCCACCGTTCGCTGTCCGTAGAGAGTTGGAGCGTGCTCCCGGATGACCGCCAGCAGACTGTTGAGGTCGTGGGTGGCACGGTGGTACAGGACTTTGGGCATTTGGAGAGTGGTGACAAATACAGTTGTACGGCAGATTTTCTTAAGGAAGATTGGGACGTTGTGAAAAAGCTATGGAATGACCGTACTCTCGTCAGCGTCAAGGACGAGGCAGGTATCATTCATACGAAGATGCGAGTGGTGGTGAAGGGTTACAGCTATGTGAATCACTTTCCACGTTGCTATAAAGTGAATCTTGAATTTTGGAGGGTTTAGCAAATGGCAAATCAGCTGCATATCTATACGAACAATCCCACGGCAGGGAAAACAGATGGTACGGAGGCTTCAAGCGGCACGGGACTTACGCCTATCTCCGTCACCCTCGATGCCAGCAAAGCAGAATCAGCGGCGGTGAAATGCGCTGTCAGATGTGACGAGGGCTACAAGATTGACGGCGAGGTGACAGTCAGTCTTAAGGGGACGAGTTCAGCTAAGTGGAAACTGGCAGCGGACGGCAATTTTGCCGACAGCAAAGCGGCTTTAGATGGTGCAACCTGGAAGGATAAAATCACTCTGGCAGACGTGTCTAACGGGAATGTTATTTTCTGGGCAAAGGCCATGAGTTCAGAGGATGAGCCACCGCAGAAGGATACCAGCGTCAGCATCGAAGCAGTGGGGAAGGTTGTGGTGGCATAAAGGGGGCAGACTGATGAGATACATGAATCCTGGCTATGTATCCTGGTTGGAGAGAAATACTGACTTGGCTGTACAGGAAGAAACTGGCAATCCTTATGCAAATGCTTCTTTTTATGTAAATAAGGGGAAGACATGCGTTTATCTTCTGACCTTGGATAAGGAACTGTACATCAAAGCTTCTCTTTGGCTTTACAGTGCTTCACAAACCTACACGACTTGTTATATAGGGGCAGGGACAGGATATTTTACGGGAGCAGTCTTTAGCACCAATGATTCTACTACATGGAAGGGGGGCTATGCTGACGGCTCTTGGAATATCTCATGCAGAGTTAAAAATGATGCAATAGTAAAGACAAATGCCCTAAATGAAGTTCTGCTCCATTTTGACGGTAAAAAATGTGAAGCCATCATTAATGGCACAAGTGTCCTTAATACCAGTTGGACTAACAAGACCATAGAACTGGTCATTTATGCCGCAGATGGCAAGGGACACTGGTCGAACTTGATTATATCCGATGAGCCGATAGATATTCGTGAGCACGTTATCGAACTTCCTGTGACGCTGGCAGATGTGACCATGGACGAAATGGAATCCGGCGGCTACTCGTCAACAAAGGCGGGGCAGGTTTTGCAGTATGCTCTAAATGCGGATACTCTGATAAAGAAATATGGCGGAGATTCGCTGGTTACAGGAATTGGCTTTCAGGCAGAAAAGGCGTACACGAACGGTGATTTACTGACAAAACTTGAAGAGTATCTGCAAGCAGAGGATGGAACGGAGCAGAACATTGGCAGTTTTTCACTGCCCACAGGTGATGGTCAGACCATTTTGGGGCTACCGATAGAGAACATCACGCTGGCAGATATGGCAGGGAAAAAGCTGGGGTACAGGTCATTATGAGTATTGAACTAAAAGGCTTGCGTCCTGTTGCCTCAGCCATAATTACTGGCAGCATAGCGTTTAAGCCACAGAAAATGCTTGTCAGCATTATACAGCCGGAACATATAGTGACAGCTTCTGCCGATGCGGAGCGTAAACTGGCCGCAGAAAATATAGCCAGGGCTGATGGCAGGAGGAATGTCATCAGAGAAACTTGTGTCATGGCTGATACCAAGCGCTGGGAATGCAGCTATGAAACGGTTAATGCTGAAACCTGTCGTTGCCTTGGTGTATCTGTTCATGGCGTAGCTGATTCATCGAGAGAGACGATGTGTACCAACGAGGTGGTTGCAGATGCCTGTAGGCAGATCATTTCTGCTCTGCAGGGGGCAAGCACCGGCACAATACGTGAAATCTACGCTGATGAGAAAGCTTCGGCAGATGCTATCCGAAGACTGTCAAGGGTGAATTCTCTGTTGGCAGATGCAGAGCGAAACTTGCAGGCATCACAGGTGGCAAGAGCAAAAGCGGAGAGGTGTGTTTCTAAAGCCGAATCTGCCATGCTGAGTGCCCTGAGACATGTGGTCAAGTCCGAAGTTGTCCTTGCCATGACCGAGCGTACAGTAAATTCTCCTCTGCAGGCAGCAATCGCAGATACAGCAAGGCAAGTTGCCCGTATATCCCAAGCTGAAGCTGGTGTGGAGCGTGACCTGTACAAGTGGGAAATAGCCAAGGCAGATACCGTTATTATCCTGCCATACCAATTTGCCATAGATGCCAATAAGGGGGCGGAGGACACTGGTGGCATAGACGATATTCCACAGCAGAGTATCTCCGGTATCCAATCCGTAACGCTTTCGCTCAATGAACGGACGCTGGCTGACACTTTTCAAATGGAGACCATCAGCCCACTAGATATCGAATCGGCTGTGCAGGGACGGCTCCTGGACTTTGACTGTGATTTTCAGGTTGAGGAAACCAGCCAGCAAGGCAGATCGCAGACAGTGAAGGGGATGTACCCCTTAGACCGCCTTCTCTATATGCCCATCAATATTGAGGTGACGGAGGCAGACTGTTCCTATTATGCCAGCAGAATTGCAGGTGCATTGGGGTTGAACCTGGATTTGCGCATCGAGAATTTCACGCCATCACAGAACTACAGCCTGTCCGGCATGACCTATCAGGACTTTATCTCGTCGCTTTTTTCCTGGACAAGCAAACTGCCCCAGCGGCAGATTAACGTGTTTATCCGTGGCAGGACGCTCCATATTATCCAGCGTGGTCATGAAGGAACGGTAACAGACATCTCTGACTGGCCCCATACCATGCCCACCATCAATCGTAAACTCATCCGCTCGATTTGGGACAGCGCCACTACGGAAGGCTGGGACAGGGCAAGGAGTGATGAGGATTACAAACCTATGCCCTTTACCGGCACCATTGGCATCGAGGGTATTACCCGCCACTATTTGAGCGGCCTGCTTACGGAGGAAGAAACAAATGGTAGCTTTACGGAGTACACCTATGACAATGACTTGTACCTTACGGAAAAGCGGACGCATAACCCGGATGGCTCCACGGTGCAGACAATATATACATACGCCAAGACATCTAATGACATCTATCTGTTCAAAGAAACGGAGAAAACCACGGACGCCACGCAAAAAGAGGGGGAAGCGCCCCATGATCGCAATGACTGGAAGGATTGGCTCAATCAGAACTTCACCACGAGGATAACATATCACGCCCCTATAGGCTACGGCTGGTACTCCACCACGGTGTATGAAGATGGTGAGTTTCAGGGGAGCAATATTTCCCAGGGCAAGCCCGGCGGCAAATCCAGCCAGTTTACCATCAATGCATGTAACAGAAGCCTTGGCAGCGATTATGGTTTTGATGACGACGATGATAACAAATTCAAGGGACAGGCGCTTTTCGATACCGAATTTCCCGTGACAGGCGATGACTTCCTGCGTAAGCTCACCCATGAGATTGAGTGGCTGAACCGCAAGCGGCAGGAAGAAGTCAGCCTGGATATTGTCAGCCCCGTGGTAAAGGGACATGCCACAATAAGACATATTCTGGATTTTACGGAGAGAATACGGCTGGATGGCAATGAGTATTTTCTGGTGAGCAATCAGGTAAAGATCACGCCCAGAAGCCTTCGGCAGAGCATAAGACTTGTGAGGTGGTACGGATGAATGGTGTAGAGGGGCTGGCCAGAGTGGTCGGTAGAGCAGCCAAAGCCAATAAGGGCATGGGGCAGGCGCAGCGAGGGATTATCCGGGGAGATAAAGTGTGCATCGGTAACCGTGCCTATCCCTTCACGACGGCAGTGGAGTGCCATACGGAACCGGGCAGTGTTGTTTGGGTGCAGATGACGAAAACAGGCCGTGCTGTTATCGTGGGAGCGTGATGGAATGCGCAGGGCGAGAGTGACAGCAGTCAGCGGTCTTAGGGCACAGGCCAATGGTAAGTGGCTGAATATCATCGGCAACAAGGATGTTGTGGTGGGGGATTTTGTCTGGACTGACGGCAGATGTATTTATGGCAATGTCTACGAGGGCGGTGAGGCGGCTCCCATCATAAGTGCTAGTGAGCCGTATGTGCCGCTTCTTATGGGTAATGGCACCAGAGCGCTTTATCATAAGGGCAAGATAACCGAGCATGAGAAAGGGCAGCGGCATTCACTGATGGCAAGCCAGGGCAGTAATTTCTCTTTCGCTGATGGCAATGTGTTGGACGTGTATCTGGATGAACAAGGCGATAAGTATGCTCTGCTGTGGGGGGAATATAGCTTTACCGACCACGGAGAAGGTGATACCTATGAGAATCTGGACGGCCAGCCTGGCATCACGAAGAATGGTCTTATGGAGCAACCTGTCAACCTTAGTGAATATAGTAGCTATTGCTATGACTACGCTTACGAGGAGGCTGCAGTCATTGAAACGCCCCTATCTGGTGTAGGAGAAACAATGGATGAAATTTATTGGAACTACTGCACTTTGGAAAATGGCTGGTACGAATCAAAAGATGCCTATTGTTACTTGCTGAACTGCTATGCCCACGGCTGCCACATGGACGGCATAAACTGGCGAGAAGATGGTGAGGCTGACATAGGCTACCTTGTGGAGTTTACCTCATATATGTGGGTGATGGTCACGCCGGAGGGCAGCCAGCCACTATGGGCCATGACGGTGAGGGGATTGGACGTTGACTTCGTTCCTGAACGTTATCGCTACCGTGTTTATGCAGGTGAGTTTACTCTGCCATTGCCTGATGGTTACTACATAGAAGGAACCAAGGTGGTGCCAAAAACCAAGGTACTGCGGGATGAATGGATGAATCCGTTTCCAGGTAAGCTGTATTCTCCGAAAAAGAAGCTGATATATGAGTCCGATTTCTCTGTAGGGCGGCCTATAAGGCTTGGGCAGATAAAAAAGAAATCATGGCTGATGACGATGGGGGATTATCTTTACCTGCTGAAAGGCGGCAAGAAGGAATTCCTATCTTACAACGTGCATAACAGCCGTCTGCATACCATGAAGAATCGAGCAAAATGGGTTAAGGGGGAAGAACTAGATGGAACATATTAGATGCTGGGCAGCGGGTGTTGGTGCTGTCCTGGGGGATTTCTTAGGCAACATGGATGGGCTGGTGACCGTCCTCATCACCTTCGTGGTGGTGGATTACATTACGGGTGTGCTTTGCGCCATAGTGGAAAAGCGGCTTTCAAGCTCCGTGGGGTTCAGAGGCATCTGCCAAAAGGTGATGATATTCTGCCTGGTGGGCATAGCCAATCTTCTTGATGCCAATGTACTGGACGCAGGCAGTATGCTGAGGACGGCAGTCATCTTCTTCTACTGTGCCAACGAGGGCATCTCCATCGTGGAGAATGCTGCCCAGATCGGGTTGCCGGTACCGGATAAGCTGACTGCAGTGATGAGGCAGCTTAAGGACAAGTGAATAGGGAAGTTATCATCCACTGCGGATTATCTGCGGTGGATTTTTTGTTTTAGGGGTTAAAAAAAGTGTAAATTCTTTGACTGGAATATGAGGAGGTCGGAGTTTATGACAGATATAGAAAAAGAAACTGTGGCTGAACTACGGGCAAGTGGTCTGGGTTATGGAAGTATAGCAGAGCGTATGTCGCTTTCCATCAACACAGTCAAATCTTATTGCATAAGGAATAAGCTGGTGGTCAGAAAATCTCAGATTGTCTGCCTTGAATGTGGTAAGCCGATTGTTCAGTCATATGGTCGGAAGGTAAAGAAGTTCTGCTCTGATGCCTGCCGCATCAAATGGTGGAACCATCACACTGGGCTGATGAAGGCCAACGCAGTCTGTGCTCATTGCGGGAAGTCCTTTCATGGCAGGGGCAGTCAGAAGTATTGCTCTCATGACTGCTACATCGCAGAAAGGTTCGGTAAAGCCAATGTCTCATGAGCTGCTTCTTAGGGAGGCGCGGTACCAGTCTTCCATGAGAATGTTCCGATCCCTCTTGGATAAAGGCATCATCAACCAAGGGGACTATGCTGAGGCAGAGCATTTGATGCGTGAGAAATATCATCCGTTGCTGGGCACATTATTCGCTGACATAGCGTTGACTTAAGTTCCGAGTAGAGTGATATATAGTAGGGAAAGGAGGGGCGCCAATGAAGAAGATAGAGCGGATAGAGCCAAAGGTACCGCAGATTAAGCGGAAGAAGCTGGTAGCTGCCTATGCACGAGTATCTGCTGAATCAGATAGACTGAACCATTCCTTGTCTGCACAGGTCAGTTATTACAGCCAGCTTATACAGAAGAATCCTGAATGGGAGTACGCCGGGGTGTACGCTGACAGCTTCATCTCCGGCACCAGCATTGACAAGCGTGATGAGTTTCAGCGCCTGCTTGCCGACTGCGAGGTGGGTAAGGTGGAAATCATCCTTACAAAATCCATCAGCCGCTTTGCCAGAAACACGGTTGACCTGCTTTCCACAGTGCGACATCTTAAGGTCCTTGGCGTAGAAGTGCGGTTTGAGAAGGAGCATATAAGCTCTTTGACCTCATCCGGCGAGGTCATGCTGTCCATTTTGGCAAGTTTCGCACAGGAGGAGAGTGTCAATAACTCGGAAAATGTGAAGTGGGCTAAAAGAAAGCGGTTTGAACAAGGACTGCCCCATGCACGTTTCAATCTCTACGGATACAAATGGGAAGGGGACCAGCTGCTGGTGGTTCCAGAAGAAGCCGCTGTGGTGAAGCGTATATTTCAAGAGGTTCTTGTTGGCAAATCCGTGGCAGAGATTGGCAAGGAACTCTCTGATGACGGAATAACCACCAGAGAAGGATACCGTTGGAGCGCTCCCAGCCTTAGGTATATTCTCCAAAACGTCATCTACACAGGCAATTTGCTCTTGCAAAAATACTATGTAGAGAATCCCCTTACACACAAGGTCAGGAAGAACAATGGGGAGTGCAACCGGTACTGGGTAGAAAATACCCATGAAGCCCTTGTGGACAAAGAAACATTTGACCTTGTGCAAAGAGAACTTGGCAGACGGAGAGGGAGGAGTTCTACCCACAAATCCTGCTTCACTATGAAAATTAAGTGTCCGTTCTGCGGGCATAACTATGTTTACCATACCTACAGAAGCACAAAGAACGA
This genomic interval from Selenomonas sp. AB3002 contains the following:
- a CDS encoding phage holin family protein, translating into MEHIRCWAAGVGAVLGDFLGNMDGLVTVLITFVVVDYITGVLCAIVEKRLSSSVGFRGICQKVMIFCLVGIANLLDANVLDAGSMLRTAVIFFYCANEGISIVENAAQIGLPVPDKLTAVMRQLKDK
- a CDS encoding phosphoribosylformylglycinamidine cyclo-ligase; protein product: MNLHIEVDGHRSLSVESWSVLPDDRQQTVEVVGGTVVQDFGHLESGDKYSCTADFLKEDWDVVKKLWNDRTLVSVKDEAGIIHTKMRVVVKGYSYVNHFPRCYKVNLEFWRV
- a CDS encoding recombinase family protein — protein: MKKIERIEPKVPQIKRKKLVAAYARVSAESDRLNHSLSAQVSYYSQLIQKNPEWEYAGVYADSFISGTSIDKRDEFQRLLADCEVGKVEIILTKSISRFARNTVDLLSTVRHLKVLGVEVRFEKEHISSLTSSGEVMLSILASFAQEESVNNSENVKWAKRKRFEQGLPHARFNLYGYKWEGDQLLVVPEEAAVVKRIFQEVLVGKSVAEIGKELSDDGITTREGYRWSAPSLRYILQNVIYTGNLLLQKYYVENPLTHKVRKNNGECNRYWVENTHEALVDKETFDLVQRELGRRRGRSSTHKSCFTMKIKCPFCGHNYVYHTYRSTKNEYWVHQPKKRKCPVRWIINQAEIKRICAEVLGGAEFDEETFLKQVDFINVPQRERLEFHIKDGQVLTKSCRNPGRKEKRG